The following are encoded in a window of Peromyscus maniculatus bairdii isolate BWxNUB_F1_BW_parent chromosome X, HU_Pman_BW_mat_3.1, whole genome shotgun sequence genomic DNA:
- the Rs1 gene encoding retinoschisin, whose product MANHRLQFTVIPCEHLIEAQCPYHKPLGFESGEVTPDQITCSNPEQYVGWYSSWTANKARLNSQGFGCAWLSKYQDSSQWLQIDLKEIKVISGILTQGRCDIDEWMTKYSVQYRTDERLNWIYYKDQTGNNRVFYGNSDRSSTVQNLLRPPIISRFIRLIPLGWHVRIAIRMELLECASKCA is encoded by the exons ATGGCAAATCATCGACTTCAGTTCACTGTCATTCCATGTGAGCACTTAATAGAAGCAC aaTGCCCATATCACAAGCCCCTGGGTTTCGAGTCAGGGGAGGTCACACCAGATCAGATCACCTGCTCCAACCCAGAGCAGTACGTGGGCTGGTATTCCTCATGGACAGCAAACAAGGCCCGGCTCAACAGTCAAGGCTTCGG GTGCGCTTGGCTTTCCAAGTATCAGGACAGTAGCCAGTGGCTACAGATAGACTTGAAGGAGATAAAGGTGATTTCGGGGATCCTTACCCAAGGACGCTGTGACATAGATGAGTGGATGACCAAGTACAGCGTGCAGTATAGGACTGATGAACGCCTGAACTGGATTTACTATAAGGATCAGACTGGAAATAATCGG GTCTTCTACGGAAACTCGGACCGGAGTTCCACAGTCCAGAATTTACTGCGGCCCCCCATCATTTCCCGCTTCATCCGACTGATCCCTCTAGGCTGGCATGTCCGAATTGCCATCCGGATGGAGCTGCTTGAGTGTGCCAGCAAGTGTGCCTGA